Part of the Rhodohalobacter sp. 614A genome is shown below.
ATGAGGAGTCGTGGAGCCCAAGCCACAGATATTGTTATCCTCGTTGTTGCTGCCGATGATGCCGTAATGCCTCAAACCATTGAAGCTATCAACCATGCCAAAGCGGCCGGAGTTTCTATTGTTGTGGCTATTAACAAGATGGATAAAGAAGGTGCGAATCCGGATAAAATTAAGAACCAACTTTCCGAACATGGTGTAATTGTTGAGGAATATGGAGGAAACAACCAGGTAGCTGAAGTTTCTGCTCATACCGGAGAAGGGATTGATGAGCTTCTCGAAAAAGTTCTTATCGAAGCTGAACTGATGGAGCTTAAGGCGAATCCAAATCGTCTTGCACAAGGAGTTGTTCTTGAATCGCGAATCGATAAAGGAAAAGGAACTGTCGCCAACATTCTTATCCAAACCGGAACATTGAAAATTGGTGATCCTTTTGTGGCCGGTCCTGTTTTTGGACGGGTACGTGCTATGGAGGATGAGCGTGGAACCCGGTTGAATTCAGCAGGGCCATCTACCCCGGTTCAGTTAACCGGATTTGATGACACGCCACAGGCCGGAGATCGATTAATCGTCTCGAGTGATGAAAAAACGGCCAAAGAAATTGCTAATCAACGGCAGCAAATTCGCCGGGAACAGTCACTCAGAAAAGTGAAACACCTTACATTGGATGATCTTTCTCGACGAATGGCCCTTGGTGAGGTTTCTGAACTGAATATCATTATCAAAGCCGATGTGGATGGTTCCATTGAGGCGCTTTCCGGTGCATTGCAGAAACTTGGCACCGAAGAGGTATCTGTGAATATTATACACACAGGTTCTGGTGCTATTACTGAAAGTGATGTTCTTCTCGCTTCAGCATCAGATGCGATTATCATCGGTTTCCAGGTTCGGCCTACGTCCAGCGCTCGTAAGCTTGCAGAGGCCGAAAGCATTGATATTCGGCTGTTCAGTGTTATTTATGATGCGGTTGATGAGGTTCACGATGCTCTTGAAGGTATGCTCAGTCCTGAAATCAAAGAAGAAATGAAAGGATTGGTTACTGTTCGTGAAGTCTTCAGGATCTCCAGAGTTGGAACTATTGCCGGCTGTTATGTAAATGAAGGTAAAGTGAACCGGAATAACCCAATCCGAATTATCCGTGATGGTGTTGTAATTTATGATGGTGAGATTGATTCTCTCAAACGTTTCAAAGAAGATGTGAAGGAAGTTCAATCTGGCTACGAATGTGGTATTAGTATCGAAGGCTTTAACGACATTAAAGTTGGTGATGAATTTGAAAGCTATGAAGTGATTGAAGAGAAGCGGAAGCTTGAAGATGCCCGCTAAACTGTTCTGAATATTTCACAGATTTACACCAAATCTTAATGCTAACACCAAAAAATGAGGAATCATGAGTATACGGACAGAAAGACTCAGCTCTGTTATTCAAAAAGATATTGGACAGATTCTTCAGCAAAACTATCAGCCTGCCGGCACTTTTATTACGGTGACCCAGGTTCGGGTTACAGATGATCTTTCCATTGCTAAAATTTATTTAAGCATTTTTTCTCCCGGCAGGGAAACCGATCCCATCTACAAGGCTATTGATGATCATCAGGATGAAATTCGTTATCAGCTGGCATCAAAAATAAAAAATCAGGTTCGCCGCATTCCGGAACTTCTTTTTTATGAAGATGATACCGCCGAATATGTGAATAAAATGGAACATCTGTTTAAGAAGGCAAGAGAGGGACGGGCAGATGATGCTGATGAAAATCAATCAGATAAATCTGAAGCATAAACCATTGCTATCCATTCATGGCTAAAAGCATTATCCCCTTAAACGAATTGCCAGTTATTGACAAGGATAGTGTTGAAACCTCAAACCTTGATGTTTACTCATCGGGTGCAATTATTGTAATGGATAAACCTTTAGGGTGGAGCAGCTTCGATATCGTTAAATATGTACGAATTCGGATTCCTGCAAAAAAAGTTGGTCATGCCGGTACGTTAGATCCTTTGGCTACGGGACTCTTATTGTTGTGTTCTGGCAAGGCAACCCGAACCATTTCCGAAATTCAATCCCTAAAAAAGACCTATGTAGCAAGAATAAAGTTTGGTGTATCTACTCCAAGCTACGATTCTGAAATCGAGCCGAATGAAACCGCAGAATGGCAACATATAACCGAAGATGATATCAGGAAAATCATCAAGGAAAAGTTTACAGGGACGATATTTCAAACTCCACCGGCTTATTCTGCAATAAAAGTAAAAGGGGAAAGACTTTATAAAAAAGCGCGAAAAGGGGAAGATGTTGAACTTCCTGTCAGACAGATTTCTATTGACTCCATCGAAATCCAGGACTTTTCCTTGCCTGAAATTACCGTGAAAGTTCATTGCGGTAAAGGAACATATATTCGTTCTTTGGCCCATGATTTAGGAATTGCTTTAGACAGCCGTGCTCACCTCACCTGGCTGAGAAGGACTGATTCAGGGGGCTTTTCTGTTGAGAATGCATTAACACCCGATCAATTTGGAGATCAAATAAAGATGATCAAAAATGGCTGAAATTATTTTTTTGAATGACGTTAAAAGAGATTTGAACACCGTGCTTACTGTAGGCACGTTTGACGGCGTTCATGCAGGGCATAAAGTTCTTATTAACAAGGTTTTGGATGTTGCTGAAGAAAAGAAAGCCCGCAGCGTAATTGTAACTTTTGATCCTCATCCGAGGGATATTATCAACCCCGGTGATGCGGGAATCAAACTTCTGAGCTCTCTTGATGAGAGAAGCGAAATGCTAACAGATTTAGGCGTAGATGAAATGGTTGTCATTCCATTTGACCGGGATTTTTCACTTCTGACATCCGAAGAGTTTGTACGAGATATTATCTGGGAAAAAATTGGGGTCTCAGCATTTGTAATTGGCTACGATCATCAATTCGGGAGAAATCGCGAAGGAACAATCGAAACCGTACAGGAGCTTGGCAGAGAACTTGGTTTCCATACACATGTAGTGTCAAAACAGGAAGTGGGAGACAAAACAGTAAGCAGCACCGCTATTAGAAAGGCGATCTATGAGAAAGGCGATATGGAACTGGCGGCTTCTCTTTTAGACAGATTTTATATTCTGAATGGAACGGTGGTTCACGGCGATAAGAGAGGAAAGAAAATTGGATATCCAACAGCGAATATTCAGCCGCAAAATTCACAAAAAGTGATTCCCAAAGATGGTGTTTATGCCGTTTGGGTTAGGTTTGAAGGGGAATTCTATCAAGGAATGATGAATATTGGTCAGCGCCCGACGTTTAATGGTGGCGGTACAGTTTTAGAAGTTCATATTCTTGATTTTGAAAAAGAAATTTATGGCAAAGATATCCAGTTACAATTCGTGAAACGCATTCGGGAAGAGCAACATTTTGATGGTATTGAAAATCTCAAAAATCAATTAAGAAAAGATGAAAAAGAAGTTCGTGATGTTTTAGAGAATAGATCTCCAAATATTGCAAAACACTTGAAATAACTTTATTTTATGTAGCTATGTTAGATAAAGTAAATTTGATAAATCAGAAATGAGCATAACAAAAGAAAAGAAACAAGAAATTATTGAAAATTACGGTGGCTCCGGAGAGAATACCGGGTCAACGGAAGCGCAGATTGCTATACTTACCGCTCGAATTAATGATCTGACTGAACATTTAAGTGGAAATAAGCAAGATCATTCATCACGGCGTGGCCTTCTAAAAATGGTAGGAAAAAGGCGACGACTTCTTAACTACCTTAAGGATAATGATATTGTGAAATACAGGGAATTGATTAAGGACCTGGGTATTAGAAAATAAGCATCTCCAGTTTGGCACGTATTTACACGTGCCTTTTTTTTATCCTCAAATACCGTTCGCTTACCATGTGGTATTTGTTTGATTTGCTTTTAAAAAAGGATAATTACATTTGACAATTTAGACGAAAGAAAAAAATAGATTTTATGAAAGAAGATTTTAAAAGTGTTGAGTTTGCACCGGGGAAAACATTATCAGTTGAGACGGGAAGACTTGCAAAATTAGCTGATGGTGCCGTAATGGTGCGCATGGGAGATACCATGGTTTTGTGTACAGTTGTAAGCGCTAAAGAGGCAAAGCCGGGTCAGGATTTTTTCCCACTAGTAGTTGATTTACGCGAAAGCTTTACTGCTGGAGGAAAATTTCCGGGAGGATTTATCAAGCGGGAAGGCCGCCCTTCAGACAATGAAACTCTTGCCAGCCGATTGATTGACAGAAGTTTGAGACCTCTTTTCCCTGATGGATATTACAATGATACTCAGGTCATTTGCCAGGTTTTTTCATCCGATGGTCAGCATGAGGCCGATGTATTGGGAGCTTTGGGAGCCTCTGCAGCAATTCACATCTCAGATATTCCCTACGATGGTCCCATGGCCCAGGTGAAAGTTGGACGAATCAATGGGGAGTTTGTAATCAATCCAACCATTGATGAGCTAAAAGAAAGCGATATGGATATGATTGTTGCCGGTACTGCCGACAGCGTGATCATGATTGAAGGAGAGATGAAGGAAATTAGCGAAGGTGAAATGCTGAATGCCATTAAAGAAGGACATAAAGCCATCGCAAAATTATGTGAATTTCAGGAAGAGCTTCGAAGAGAGTTTGGTGTTGAAAAACGCGATTTTGAACCATCGTCATTCGACGAAACCCTGAAAGCGAAAGTAGAAGAATTGGCTGCCGGTAAAATAAATGAGATTGTAAATACCGGTCTCGGAAAAGAAGAGTATAACGGCCAGCTCAGAGAAGTCAAGAATCAGGCAATTGAAGAGCTTACGGCTATTGAAGAATATGAAGAAGCCGAAGCAGACATTTCCAATATTCTGAGCAAGATCGAAAAAAATGAACTCCGAAATATGATTTTGGAGAAAAAGCGAAGAATTGATGGAAGAACCCCTGAAGACATTCGGGATATCTGGACGCAGGTTGGATACCTTCCCAGAACTCACGGATCTTCCATATTTAGCCGTGGTGAAACACAAGCACTTGTTTCTGTAACGTTAGGAACAAAACAGGATGCTCAGTCCATTGATACTTTGTTTTATGAAGAGGATAAAACCTTCTTCCTGCACTATAATTTCCCTCCATTTTCTGTAGGAGAAGCAGGATTTATGCGAGGTCCCGGCCGACGCGAAATCGGGCATGGACATCTTGCAGAACGAGCTCTGAAAATGGTTTTACCTAAATTTGAAGACTTTGGTTACGTAATTCGGGTTCGATCCGACATTTTAGAATCCAATGGTTCATCTTCCATGGCATCCGTGTGTGGAGGTTCTATGGCTCTGATGGATGCAGGTGTGCCATTGCCGAAACCAGTTGCAGGAATTGCAATGGGAATGATTGTTGGAGAAAACAACACCGTTGTACTTTCTGATATTCGGGGCGAAGAAGATTTCATGGGAGATATGGACTTCAAAACCGCCGGTACCGCCGATGGTATCACAGCTACCCAAATGGATATGAAAGTTCAGGGAATCAGCTTTGAGATTATTGAAGAAGCCCTTGAACAAGCCCGAACAGGTAGGTTACATATTCTGGAGAAAATGGCGGAAACCATTTCAACAGGTCGAGAAACCTTATCTGAGTATGCACCGCAGTTCATCAATATGACGATTGATGGCGACAGTATTGGCGCTGTGATTGGGCCTGGCGGTAAAGTGATTCAAACTCTTCAAAAAGAAACAGATACAGAAATCTGGATTGAAGAAGATGATAAGGGCAAAGGTCAGATTACCATTTCTGCTGATAGCCTTGAAAAAGCTGAAAATGCTAAGAAACGTATTCAGGCTATCGCCGGTCAGCTTGATGAAGGAGCAACTTACGAAGGTACCGTAAAAGCCATTAAGGAATACGGAGCTTTTGTTGAGATTGTACCTGGTAAGGAAGGATTGCTTCATATCTCAGAGTTAAATCACAGTCATGTGAAGAAAGTAGAAGATATTCTTTCAGTTGGAGATACTGTAAAAGTAAAACTGCTGAAAGTTGAACATGGTGGAAAACTTCGGCTTTCAAGGAAAGCACTGCTTCCAAAAGATGATGAGTGATAGTTTAGCAACCTAAACTAACTTATTTTAAAAGCGACTTCATTTTTTGAAGTCGCTTTTTTTATTTTAAGCCAGTATTACTGTGAGCTTTGTTCTGTAAGTGTA
Proteins encoded:
- a CDS encoding bifunctional riboflavin kinase/FAD synthetase, encoding MAEIIFLNDVKRDLNTVLTVGTFDGVHAGHKVLINKVLDVAEEKKARSVIVTFDPHPRDIINPGDAGIKLLSSLDERSEMLTDLGVDEMVVIPFDRDFSLLTSEEFVRDIIWEKIGVSAFVIGYDHQFGRNREGTIETVQELGRELGFHTHVVSKQEVGDKTVSSTAIRKAIYEKGDMELAASLLDRFYILNGTVVHGDKRGKKIGYPTANIQPQNSQKVIPKDGVYAVWVRFEGEFYQGMMNIGQRPTFNGGGTVLEVHILDFEKEIYGKDIQLQFVKRIREEQHFDGIENLKNQLRKDEKEVRDVLENRSPNIAKHLK
- the rbfA gene encoding 30S ribosome-binding factor RbfA, producing the protein MSIRTERLSSVIQKDIGQILQQNYQPAGTFITVTQVRVTDDLSIAKIYLSIFSPGRETDPIYKAIDDHQDEIRYQLASKIKNQVRRIPELLFYEDDTAEYVNKMEHLFKKAREGRADDADENQSDKSEA
- the rpsO gene encoding 30S ribosomal protein S15; the encoded protein is MSITKEKKQEIIENYGGSGENTGSTEAQIAILTARINDLTEHLSGNKQDHSSRRGLLKMVGKRRRLLNYLKDNDIVKYRELIKDLGIRK
- the pnp gene encoding polyribonucleotide nucleotidyltransferase, which translates into the protein MKEDFKSVEFAPGKTLSVETGRLAKLADGAVMVRMGDTMVLCTVVSAKEAKPGQDFFPLVVDLRESFTAGGKFPGGFIKREGRPSDNETLASRLIDRSLRPLFPDGYYNDTQVICQVFSSDGQHEADVLGALGASAAIHISDIPYDGPMAQVKVGRINGEFVINPTIDELKESDMDMIVAGTADSVIMIEGEMKEISEGEMLNAIKEGHKAIAKLCEFQEELRREFGVEKRDFEPSSFDETLKAKVEELAAGKINEIVNTGLGKEEYNGQLREVKNQAIEELTAIEEYEEAEADISNILSKIEKNELRNMILEKKRRIDGRTPEDIRDIWTQVGYLPRTHGSSIFSRGETQALVSVTLGTKQDAQSIDTLFYEEDKTFFLHYNFPPFSVGEAGFMRGPGRREIGHGHLAERALKMVLPKFEDFGYVIRVRSDILESNGSSSMASVCGGSMALMDAGVPLPKPVAGIAMGMIVGENNTVVLSDIRGEEDFMGDMDFKTAGTADGITATQMDMKVQGISFEIIEEALEQARTGRLHILEKMAETISTGRETLSEYAPQFINMTIDGDSIGAVIGPGGKVIQTLQKETDTEIWIEEDDKGKGQITISADSLEKAENAKKRIQAIAGQLDEGATYEGTVKAIKEYGAFVEIVPGKEGLLHISELNHSHVKKVEDILSVGDTVKVKLLKVEHGGKLRLSRKALLPKDDE
- the truB gene encoding tRNA pseudouridine(55) synthase TruB, whose amino-acid sequence is MAKSIIPLNELPVIDKDSVETSNLDVYSSGAIIVMDKPLGWSSFDIVKYVRIRIPAKKVGHAGTLDPLATGLLLLCSGKATRTISEIQSLKKTYVARIKFGVSTPSYDSEIEPNETAEWQHITEDDIRKIIKEKFTGTIFQTPPAYSAIKVKGERLYKKARKGEDVELPVRQISIDSIEIQDFSLPEITVKVHCGKGTYIRSLAHDLGIALDSRAHLTWLRRTDSGGFSVENALTPDQFGDQIKMIKNG